The Alteripontixanthobacter sp. genome has a window encoding:
- a CDS encoding acyl-CoA dehydrogenase family protein encodes MLDTAHRTAYSEDHEAFRGTVRKVLAEHMEPFLDDHEREGIVGRKPWLALGEAGMLCPTVAEEHGGLGLDFGFNCVVAEELAYMGTAAGFTLQNDITVNYFERLGTPEQQEKYLPGMISGEVISAIAMTEPGAGSDLQGIRTTAKEDGDHLIVNGSKTYITNGQNADVVIVVAKTDPSAGAKGTSLVLVDADAEGFERGRNLDKIGQHSADTSELFFTDVRVPKSAILGAENRGFIHLMEELPQERLSIAVGAQAGAQRAFDEAVKFVKERKAFGKTVFEFQNTRFTLADLKAKLQVGWAHLDWAITRHLAGELTTGQASAAKLWHTEMQWDCVDTALQLHGGAGYMNEYMIARLWRDARVQRIYGGTSEIMKEVVSREI; translated from the coding sequence ATGCTCGATACTGCCCACCGCACCGCCTATTCCGAAGATCACGAGGCCTTTCGCGGCACCGTGCGCAAGGTTCTGGCCGAACATATGGAGCCATTCCTGGACGATCACGAGCGCGAGGGGATCGTCGGCCGTAAGCCGTGGCTGGCGCTGGGCGAGGCCGGGATGCTGTGCCCCACCGTGGCCGAGGAACATGGCGGGCTGGGCCTTGATTTCGGGTTCAACTGCGTCGTCGCCGAAGAGCTCGCCTATATGGGCACCGCCGCCGGTTTCACGCTGCAGAACGATATTACCGTCAATTATTTCGAGCGGCTGGGCACGCCGGAGCAGCAGGAGAAATACCTTCCCGGCATGATCTCGGGCGAGGTTATCTCCGCCATTGCCATGACCGAGCCCGGCGCGGGCAGCGACCTGCAAGGTATTCGTACCACCGCCAAGGAAGATGGCGATCATCTGATCGTCAATGGCTCCAAGACCTACATCACCAATGGGCAGAATGCCGACGTGGTGATCGTGGTCGCCAAGACGGACCCGAGTGCCGGCGCCAAGGGCACGTCGCTGGTGCTGGTCGATGCCGATGCCGAAGGGTTCGAGCGTGGCCGCAACCTCGACAAGATCGGGCAGCATTCCGCCGATACGAGCGAATTGTTCTTCACCGATGTCCGCGTACCGAAATCCGCCATATTGGGCGCCGAGAATCGCGGCTTCATTCACTTGATGGAGGAACTGCCGCAGGAACGCCTGTCCATCGCGGTTGGCGCGCAGGCCGGCGCGCAGCGGGCTTTCGACGAGGCGGTGAAGTTCGTGAAAGAGCGCAAGGCGTTCGGCAAGACTGTGTTCGAATTCCAGAACACCCGCTTCACCCTGGCCGATCTTAAGGCGAAGCTGCAGGTCGGCTGGGCGCATCTCGACTGGGCGATCACCCGGCATCTGGCGGGCGAACTGACCACCGGCCAGGCGAGCGCAGCCAAGCTGTGGCATACCGAGATGCAGTGGGATTGTGTCGATACCGCGCTGCAGCTGCATGGCGGGGCGGGCTATATGAACGAATATATGATCGCCCGGCTGTGGCGCGATGCGCGCGTGCAGCGCATCTATGGCGGAACCAGCGAAATCATGAAGGAAGTCGTCAGCCGCGAGATTTGA
- a CDS encoding MaoC family dehydratase: MAGKYFDEWQVGDRIEHDIRRTVTETDNLLFTTMTHNPQPLHLDAEAARASEFGQILVNGTFTFSLMVGVSVGDTTLGTLVANLGYTDVVMPAPVAIGDTLRATSEVTALRESKSRPNAGIVTWKHEMLNQKDAVVCSCLRSALLHRKPAA; encoded by the coding sequence ATGGCAGGAAAATATTTCGACGAATGGCAGGTTGGCGACCGGATCGAGCACGATATCAGGCGCACGGTGACGGAGACCGACAATCTCCTTTTTACTACCATGACGCATAATCCGCAGCCCCTGCATCTGGATGCGGAGGCGGCCAGGGCGAGCGAGTTCGGCCAGATCCTGGTCAACGGCACTTTCACCTTCAGCCTGATGGTCGGGGTGAGCGTGGGCGACACGACGCTGGGCACGTTGGTCGCCAATCTGGGCTATACCGATGTCGTCATGCCCGCGCCCGTCGCAATCGGCGATACGCTGCGCGCGACCAGCGAAGTGACCGCGCTGCGGGAGAGCAAATCACGTCCTAATGCCGGGATCGTCACCTGGAAGCACGAGATGCTCAACCAGAAAGACGCGGTGGTGTGCAGCTGCCTGCGGTCCGCCTTGCTGCACCGCAAACCTGCCGCGTGA
- a CDS encoding DUF3604 domain-containing protein, whose protein sequence is MASAAALGLAMLLGGCDDGVTAAASGDGSDTIALTDYPEQVFWGDTHLHTDNSVDAFGFGTRLGPEEALRFARGEAVTATTGMEGKLARPLDFLVIADHSDGLGATRRLYDAPRIGVVAMGDDTMLRWYDMMHESPEQSQRAIGELITAAANGNLPEAMRDPERNEETTREIWSEHLDTLDKFNEPGVFTAIAGFEYSLMPDGNNLHRVVMFRDGSDRTKQVLPYPGLTTTPEGLWDYLEAYGEATGGQALAIPHNSNLSGGLMFAMTDSNGDPITAEYAAMRAKYEPVVEATQIKGDSETHPFLSPNDEFADFGVTGWELGNLPLTIKTTDDMRPGNYVREALKRGLSLEEQLGVNPYRFGLIGSTDSHTSLATGDEDNFFGKHSGNEKRRGRALEPQNLGTRFGRFGWHYLAGGYAAAWARGNTRAEIFDAFARREVYATTGPRMQVRLFGGFDFAENDFGGEWVRAGYDRGVPMGGVLEESGTAPTFLVEALKDPDGANLDRVQIVKGWIDGNGAMQERVFDIAWSDADTRRMDGGKLAPVGDTVNRKTATYENTIGAAQLRTAWTDPDYRPGQRAFYYVRVLEIPTPRWVLYDAAEYGFSLSDEIMAEMVAQERAYSSPIWIAPPAQTRSDEG, encoded by the coding sequence ATGGCGAGCGCTGCGGCGCTCGGTCTGGCAATGCTGCTTGGCGGGTGCGACGATGGCGTAACGGCTGCGGCCAGCGGCGATGGCAGCGACACGATCGCGCTGACCGACTATCCCGAGCAGGTGTTCTGGGGCGATACCCATCTCCACACCGATAATTCGGTCGATGCGTTCGGGTTCGGCACAAGGCTTGGCCCCGAAGAGGCGCTGCGATTTGCGCGCGGTGAAGCCGTCACCGCCACAACCGGGATGGAAGGCAAGCTCGCTCGTCCGCTCGATTTTCTCGTCATTGCGGACCATTCGGACGGGCTCGGCGCGACCCGCCGCCTTTACGATGCGCCGCGTATCGGCGTGGTGGCGATGGGCGATGATACCATGCTGCGCTGGTACGATATGATGCACGAATCACCTGAACAATCCCAGCGCGCGATTGGCGAGTTGATTACGGCGGCGGCAAACGGGAATTTGCCCGAGGCCATGCGCGACCCGGAGCGAAACGAGGAAACCACGCGCGAAATCTGGAGCGAACATCTCGATACGCTCGACAAATTCAACGAGCCGGGCGTTTTCACAGCGATTGCCGGGTTTGAATATTCCTTGATGCCGGATGGCAATAATCTTCACCGCGTTGTGATGTTTCGCGATGGGTCGGACCGGACCAAGCAGGTCCTGCCCTATCCCGGCCTGACCACCACGCCGGAGGGGCTGTGGGACTATCTGGAAGCCTATGGCGAGGCGACCGGCGGGCAGGCGCTGGCGATCCCGCACAATTCCAATCTTTCGGGCGGGCTGATGTTCGCCATGACGGACAGCAATGGCGATCCGATCACGGCGGAATATGCCGCCATGCGCGCGAAATACGAGCCGGTGGTGGAGGCCACGCAGATCAAGGGTGACAGCGAAACGCACCCCTTCCTGTCGCCCAATGACGAGTTTGCCGATTTCGGCGTGACCGGTTGGGAGCTGGGCAATCTGCCGCTCACCATCAAAACCACAGACGATATGCGCCCGGGTAATTACGTGCGCGAAGCATTGAAGCGCGGACTGTCGCTCGAGGAGCAGCTGGGGGTCAATCCATACCGCTTCGGACTGATCGGTTCGACCGATAGCCACACCTCGCTCGCCACCGGGGACGAGGACAATTTCTTCGGCAAGCATAGCGGCAACGAAAAACGCCGTGGCCGGGCGTTGGAGCCGCAGAATCTCGGCACGCGGTTCGGGCGCTTCGGCTGGCATTACCTTGCCGGCGGCTATGCTGCGGCCTGGGCGCGGGGCAATACGCGCGCGGAGATTTTCGACGCGTTTGCGCGGCGCGAGGTCTATGCCACAACCGGGCCGCGCATGCAGGTGCGGCTGTTCGGCGGGTTCGATTTTGCAGAGAACGATTTTGGTGGAGAGTGGGTCCGCGCAGGCTACGATCGCGGCGTGCCGATGGGCGGCGTCTTGGAGGAAAGCGGCACGGCGCCGACATTCCTGGTCGAGGCATTGAAGGATCCCGACGGGGCCAATCTGGACCGGGTGCAGATCGTCAAAGGCTGGATCGATGGCAATGGCGCGATGCAGGAACGGGTATTCGATATTGCTTGGAGCGATGCGGATACGCGCCGGATGGACGGCGGCAAGCTGGCTCCGGTCGGCGATACGGTGAACCGCAAAACCGCGACTTACGAAAACACGATCGGCGCGGCGCAGTTGCGCACGGCCTGGACGGATCCCGATTATCGCCCCGGCCAGCGCGCATTCTATTACGTGCGCGTGCTGGAAATCCCGACTCCGCGCTGGGTGCTTTACGATGCCGCCGAATACGGGTTCTCGCTGTCCGACGAGATCATGGCCGAGATGGTCGCGCAGGAGCGGGCCTATAGCTCGCCCATATGGATCGCGCCGCCGGCCCAGACCCGTTCCGACGAAGGATGA
- a CDS encoding crotonase/enoyl-CoA hydratase family protein yields the protein MSENQTQQVLTEARDGVLIITINRPEAKNAMTKAASEGIAAALDRLDAEDDLRVGILTGAGGTFCSGMDLKGFLRGETPSVEGRGFGGLTEKGPVKPLIAAVEGYALAGGMELMISCDMIVANKDAKFGIPEAKRGLAAAAGGLMKLPKMISPKVAMELALTGDFIDAARAYELGLVNRLTDGPALDAALELAKAITANGPLAVKVSKQIIVDSQDWSKDEMWTEQAKLLPQVFMSEDAREGSLAFAEKRAPNWKGK from the coding sequence ATGAGCGAAAACCAGACCCAGCAAGTCCTGACCGAAGCCCGTGATGGGGTGCTGATTATCACGATCAATCGTCCCGAAGCCAAGAACGCCATGACCAAGGCCGCGTCCGAAGGCATCGCGGCGGCGCTGGACCGGCTCGATGCGGAAGACGATCTGCGGGTCGGTATCCTGACCGGCGCGGGCGGCACTTTCTGTTCCGGGATGGACCTCAAGGGATTCCTGCGCGGCGAGACTCCCAGCGTCGAAGGGCGCGGTTTCGGCGGGCTGACGGAGAAAGGCCCGGTCAAGCCGCTGATCGCCGCTGTCGAGGGCTATGCTCTGGCTGGCGGTATGGAGCTGATGATCAGCTGCGACATGATCGTGGCCAACAAGGACGCGAAATTCGGCATTCCGGAGGCCAAGCGCGGGCTGGCCGCGGCAGCGGGCGGGCTGATGAAGCTACCCAAGATGATCTCGCCCAAGGTGGCGATGGAGCTGGCGCTGACCGGCGACTTTATCGATGCGGCGCGGGCGTATGAACTCGGGCTGGTCAACCGCCTTACCGACGGGCCGGCATTGGATGCCGCGCTGGAGCTGGCCAAGGCGATTACCGCCAATGGCCCGCTGGCGGTGAAAGTGTCCAAGCAGATCATCGTCGATTCGCAGGATTGGTCGAAAGACGAAATGTGGACCGAGCAGGCCAAGCTGCTGCCGCAGGTGTTCATGTCCGAAGATGCGCGCGAAGGCTCTCTGGCATTTGCAGAGAAGCGCGCGCCCAACTGGAAGGGCAAGTAA
- a CDS encoding peptidylprolyl isomerase has product MNLPAWTREPLVHFLIGGAAIFAVFAWIGQPVDPASREITVSREQQAQIALQFQRTMQRPPTDAELDRLVERWVRQEVLYREALRLGLDQDDAVLRQRLAQKMEALASSRTELADPGDAVLQEWLEDNPQRFLPEYRVSFQQAWFESEADVLEALDSEVEPQGGDISLPRSVDALPKAQVEARFGRQFAEELTALAADGAWQGPIPSGFGWHAVRLTARDTDAAELEPIRTRVLADWRFRTGANRRDDAYGVLREAYTVTLEK; this is encoded by the coding sequence ATGAACCTGCCGGCTTGGACTCGCGAGCCGCTGGTCCATTTCCTGATCGGCGGGGCTGCGATTTTCGCGGTGTTCGCGTGGATTGGACAGCCGGTCGATCCGGCCAGCCGCGAGATCACCGTCAGCCGCGAGCAACAAGCGCAGATCGCGCTGCAATTCCAGCGCACCATGCAGCGCCCGCCGACCGATGCCGAGCTCGATCGGCTGGTGGAGCGGTGGGTGCGGCAGGAGGTGCTTTACCGCGAGGCGCTGCGGCTGGGGCTGGACCAGGACGATGCCGTGCTCCGCCAGCGTCTGGCGCAGAAGATGGAGGCGCTGGCAAGCAGCCGGACCGAGCTGGCCGATCCGGGAGATGCGGTGCTTCAGGAATGGCTGGAGGACAATCCACAACGGTTCTTGCCCGAATACCGGGTGAGTTTTCAGCAGGCATGGTTCGAAAGCGAAGCCGATGTGTTGGAAGCGCTCGATTCCGAGGTAGAGCCGCAAGGCGGCGACATCAGCCTGCCACGCTCCGTCGATGCGCTTCCCAAGGCGCAGGTCGAGGCGCGCTTCGGGCGGCAATTTGCCGAGGAATTGACGGCGCTCGCTGCCGATGGCGCGTGGCAGGGGCCGATACCGTCGGGTTTTGGCTGGCACGCGGTGCGTCTGACTGCGCGCGACACCGATGCGGCGGAACTGGAGCCGATCCGCACCCGCGTGCTTGCTGATTGGCGCTTCCGAACCGGGGCCAATCGGCGCGATGACGCTTACGGCGTACTGCGCGAGGCGTATACGGTGACGCTCGAGAAATGA
- a CDS encoding CaiB/BaiF CoA-transferase family protein translates to MSGVLDGIRIIEFAGIGPGPFCGMMLADHGAEVIRVDRATGSKGGSTPVSTKDVLGRSRKSVALNLKSAEGVALARELAASADGVIEGFRPGVMERLGLGPELLLSDNPKLVYGRMTGWGQDGPYAQAAGHDINYIALAGALAHFGRAGEKPVPPINMVGDFGGGGMMLAFGMVAGLLAVARGGKGQVIDAAMTDGSAALMGMIHGMKNMGVWSEEPGTNMLDTAAHFYDVYECADGKYISVGSIEPQFYAELLRRTGLSDDEGFAAQHDKAAWPELKDRLTQIFKSKTRDEWCAEMEHTDVCFAPVLTMSEAVAHPHNRARGTFVEVDGDPQPAPAPRFAGTPAAQPQPAAMPGSDTDTILAELGWDENKIAAARSDGTIS, encoded by the coding sequence ATGTCCGGCGTATTGGACGGTATTCGTATCATCGAATTTGCCGGGATCGGGCCGGGGCCGTTTTGCGGCATGATGCTCGCCGATCATGGGGCCGAGGTAATCCGGGTAGACCGCGCCACCGGATCGAAGGGCGGCTCTACCCCGGTGTCCACCAAGGACGTGCTGGGGCGCAGCCGCAAATCGGTCGCGCTGAACCTTAAGTCGGCAGAAGGCGTGGCGCTCGCCCGCGAATTGGCGGCCAGTGCCGATGGCGTGATCGAGGGGTTCCGTCCGGGCGTGATGGAACGGCTGGGGCTGGGGCCCGAGCTGCTGCTTTCCGATAATCCGAAGCTGGTTTACGGGCGGATGACCGGCTGGGGCCAGGATGGGCCTTATGCGCAGGCGGCCGGGCACGATATCAACTATATCGCCTTGGCAGGCGCGCTCGCCCATTTCGGCAGGGCTGGCGAGAAGCCGGTCCCGCCGATCAACATGGTCGGCGATTTCGGTGGCGGGGGAATGATGCTCGCCTTCGGGATGGTGGCCGGACTGCTGGCCGTTGCCAGAGGCGGCAAGGGGCAGGTGATCGATGCAGCGATGACCGATGGCAGCGCCGCGCTGATGGGCATGATCCACGGCATGAAAAACATGGGCGTATGGAGCGAGGAGCCGGGCACGAACATGCTCGATACCGCGGCACATTTTTACGATGTATATGAATGCGCCGATGGCAAATATATCTCTGTCGGCAGTATCGAACCGCAATTCTATGCCGAACTGCTGCGCCGCACCGGGCTGAGCGATGATGAAGGCTTTGCAGCGCAGCACGACAAGGCCGCCTGGCCGGAGCTCAAGGATCGCCTGACGCAAATTTTCAAATCGAAGACCCGCGACGAATGGTGCGCCGAGATGGAACATACCGACGTCTGCTTCGCCCCGGTCCTGACCATGAGCGAGGCGGTGGCGCATCCGCATAACCGGGCGCGCGGCACCTTTGTCGAAGTGGACGGCGATCCGCAGCCCGCACCCGCGCCGCGCTTTGCCGGAACACCTGCCGCCCAGCCGCAGCCTGCGGCCATGCCCGGCAGCGACACCGATACCATCCTGGCCGAGCTTGGCTGGGACGAGAACAAGATCGCCGCCGCGCGCAGCGATGGCACGATTTCCTGA
- a CDS encoding exopolysaccharide biosynthesis protein gives MTEHKDPHSIHEIVEDLDELAVEQHDVSIGDALDMFGGRSYGPFLIIPALLEISPAGAVPGVPSVLAAIVALVALQMLFGREHIWMPRFVEKRSISGKKLHGAIGKLDRVATMLDSLAKGRMKGFARGPWLKAMALAVIALAITVPPLELVPFASAGPMLVIALMGLALIVRDGLLMLLSMGASIAVVITGYTLFGQSSGAG, from the coding sequence GTGACCGAACACAAGGATCCTCATTCGATCCATGAGATCGTGGAGGACCTGGACGAGCTTGCGGTAGAGCAACACGATGTCAGCATCGGCGATGCGCTCGATATGTTTGGCGGGCGCAGCTACGGGCCGTTCCTGATCATTCCCGCTTTGCTGGAGATAAGCCCGGCAGGCGCTGTTCCCGGCGTGCCGAGTGTGCTTGCGGCAATCGTCGCGCTGGTCGCGCTGCAGATGCTGTTCGGCCGCGAACATATATGGATGCCGCGTTTCGTCGAAAAGCGATCGATATCCGGCAAGAAGCTGCACGGCGCCATCGGCAAGCTGGACCGTGTGGCCACCATGCTCGACTCCCTCGCCAAGGGCCGGATGAAAGGTTTCGCTCGCGGGCCATGGCTCAAGGCGATGGCATTGGCGGTCATTGCGCTGGCAATCACGGTGCCCCCGCTCGAGCTCGTGCCGTTCGCCAGCGCCGGGCCGATGCTGGTAATTGCCCTGATGGGCCTGGCTCTGATTGTGCGCGACGGGTTGCTGATGCTGCTCTCGATGGGCGCATCGATCGCTGTCGTGATAACCGGATATACGTTGTTCGGGCAGAGCAGCGGCGCGGGGTAG
- a CDS encoding HupE/UreJ family protein yields the protein MIRWLVLLTALSAALLMFGPNNARADELRPGYIELAERTEGVWSLGWKHTLAQQGPPPQIAPGLPDNCKAAGPIRRRTVPGAVLGSVELECNGSLVGQPLDAAALLENGEVIARIVPLAEAAQTFRLTASQPAARLAASSERPPVWRSYIALGVEHILEGWDHLLFVIALVLLVARWRAVAWAVTAFTAAHSITLAGTTLGLVGLPGRAVEAVIALSIVLLAVEIARRREASLTIRYPWAVAFGFGLIHGFGFAGALREIGLPEGEVWQALLAFNIGVEAGQLLVVAGVLALRWLVMRLAPKADAPALKLASYAIGITGAYWLIDRLVG from the coding sequence ATGATCCGCTGGCTCGTCCTGCTAACTGCCCTATCGGCCGCGCTGTTGATGTTCGGGCCGAACAATGCCCGCGCCGACGAGCTGCGCCCCGGCTATATCGAGCTAGCCGAGCGCACCGAGGGCGTGTGGTCGCTGGGCTGGAAACACACGCTGGCGCAGCAGGGACCGCCGCCGCAAATTGCGCCGGGACTGCCGGATAATTGCAAGGCTGCGGGACCGATCCGCCGCCGGACCGTGCCCGGTGCGGTGCTGGGCAGCGTCGAATTGGAGTGCAATGGTTCGCTGGTCGGACAGCCGCTCGATGCCGCCGCATTGCTTGAAAATGGCGAAGTGATCGCGCGGATCGTGCCGCTGGCAGAGGCGGCACAGACATTCCGCCTGACCGCGAGTCAGCCCGCCGCTCGCTTGGCCGCCTCATCCGAGCGGCCGCCGGTATGGCGCAGCTATATCGCCCTGGGAGTAGAGCATATTCTGGAGGGCTGGGACCATTTGCTGTTCGTGATCGCGTTAGTCCTGCTGGTGGCGCGTTGGAGGGCGGTGGCTTGGGCGGTAACGGCGTTCACTGCGGCGCACTCGATCACGCTGGCGGGCACCACATTGGGACTGGTCGGGCTTCCGGGCCGCGCGGTGGAGGCTGTTATCGCGCTGTCGATCGTGCTGCTGGCGGTGGAGATCGCCCGGCGCAGGGAGGCAAGCCTGACCATCCGCTACCCCTGGGCGGTCGCATTCGGCTTCGGGCTGATCCACGGTTTCGGCTTTGCCGGAGCGCTGCGCGAAATCGGGCTGCCTGAGGGCGAGGTGTGGCAGGCGCTGCTGGCGTTCAATATCGGGGTGGAGGCGGGGCAATTGCTGGTGGTCGCCGGGGTGTTGGCGCTCCGCTGGCTGGTCATGCGGTTGGCTCCCAAAGCCGATGCGCCTGCGCTTAAACTGGCGAGCTACGCCATCGGGATTACCGGGGCGTACTGGTTGATCGACCGGCTGGTGGGTTGA
- a CDS encoding class I SAM-dependent methyltransferase, translated as MSKSVTRSAEAPMREKLSKTRALLKAAAGAETGFFAQYAYMGSVTPVREYPAILRACDAGKPDDLLAVLEAEKETIAADPFWREGTSHLGAVDALVDYAAVRHAKPENILEIGSGRSTQVLARGIAANGRGAITCIDPAPRLSIDDLPVTFERRVLAESDVAFAKGLAANDILFVDSSHILQPGTDVDIEFNIMFPELAPGVLVHVHDIFLPWSYPQRWSGRNWNEASGLAPWIASGAFEVVFATHYMLTAHTETMRSVMPAHAPVEPFGGGSFWLRKT; from the coding sequence ATGAGTAAATCAGTTACCCGATCCGCAGAAGCGCCCATGCGCGAGAAATTATCGAAAACGCGCGCGCTGCTGAAAGCCGCGGCGGGGGCCGAAACCGGCTTTTTCGCTCAATATGCCTATATGGGCAGCGTGACGCCGGTGCGGGAATATCCGGCCATTTTGCGCGCTTGCGATGCCGGCAAGCCTGACGATCTTCTCGCGGTGCTGGAAGCGGAGAAAGAAACCATCGCCGCCGATCCGTTCTGGCGCGAAGGTACGTCGCATCTGGGCGCGGTCGATGCGCTGGTGGACTATGCCGCAGTGCGCCATGCGAAGCCCGAAAACATCCTCGAGATCGGCTCGGGCCGCTCGACCCAGGTGCTGGCCCGGGGGATCGCCGCAAACGGGCGCGGTGCGATCACCTGTATCGATCCGGCTCCGCGCCTTTCGATCGACGATCTGCCGGTCACGTTTGAGCGCCGCGTGCTGGCGGAAAGCGATGTGGCCTTCGCCAAGGGACTGGCGGCGAATGACATTTTGTTCGTCGATTCCAGCCACATCCTCCAGCCCGGCACCGATGTCGATATCGAGTTCAACATCATGTTCCCCGAACTCGCCCCCGGCGTGCTGGTCCATGTCCACGATATCTTTCTGCCGTGGAGCTATCCACAGCGTTGGTCAGGGCGAAACTGGAACGAGGCGAGCGGCCTCGCACCGTGGATCGCCTCCGGCGCGTTCGAAGTGGTGTTCGCAACGCATTACATGCTCACCGCGCATACCGAGACTATGCGCAGCGTGATGCCGGCACACGCACCGGTCGAACCATTCGGCGGCGGCAGTTTCTGGCTGCGTAAGACCTAA
- a CDS encoding acyl-CoA dehydrogenase family protein, producing the protein MPVIDVPQPEFMEDEEISIFADAVGKFYADKAPEKRVLKWREDGQVEREFWTEAGQAGLLGTSVPEEYGGHGGDFRHEMVVIDQQGKHAVEGFAASLHNTIILPYLVRHGTEEQKKKYLPKLVSGELVSAIAMTEPGVGSDLQSITTTALKDGNGYRLNGAKTYISNGQIADFVIVVAKTDPAERAKGISLMLLETEGAEGFQRGKKLDKIGLDAQDTSELFFDDVFVPSDAVLGGEEGKGFYQLMGELPQERLIIAMGGMTVIERALEETVAFTKDRKAFGKTIWDFQNTQFTLADLKARGTAARIFVNDCIAKHLEGKLDVPTACMAKYWITELQGEVVDKCLQLHGGSGYINDYPIARMYRDSRISRIYGGSNEIMKMVIARSM; encoded by the coding sequence ATGCCAGTGATCGATGTCCCCCAGCCCGAATTCATGGAAGACGAGGAAATCTCGATCTTCGCCGATGCCGTGGGCAAGTTCTACGCCGACAAGGCGCCGGAAAAGCGCGTGCTGAAATGGCGCGAGGATGGCCAGGTCGAGCGCGAGTTCTGGACCGAGGCCGGCCAGGCCGGGTTGCTGGGCACCTCGGTGCCCGAGGAATATGGCGGTCATGGCGGCGATTTCCGGCATGAGATGGTCGTTATCGACCAGCAGGGCAAACACGCCGTTGAAGGCTTTGCGGCCAGCCTGCACAACACCATCATCCTGCCCTATCTTGTGCGCCACGGGACCGAGGAGCAGAAGAAGAAATATCTACCCAAGCTGGTTTCCGGCGAATTGGTCAGCGCCATTGCCATGACCGAACCGGGCGTCGGTTCGGACCTTCAATCCATCACCACCACGGCGCTGAAGGATGGCAACGGCTACCGGTTAAACGGGGCCAAGACCTATATCTCCAATGGCCAGATCGCCGATTTCGTCATTGTCGTCGCCAAGACCGATCCGGCGGAGCGGGCCAAGGGTATCTCGCTGATGCTGCTGGAAACCGAGGGGGCCGAGGGTTTCCAGCGCGGCAAGAAGCTCGATAAGATCGGGCTGGATGCGCAGGATACCAGCGAACTGTTCTTCGACGATGTCTTCGTGCCGTCCGATGCGGTGCTGGGCGGGGAAGAGGGCAAGGGCTTCTACCAGCTGATGGGCGAGCTTCCGCAGGAACGCCTGATCATCGCGATGGGCGGCATGACAGTGATTGAGCGGGCGCTGGAAGAAACGGTTGCCTTCACCAAGGATCGCAAGGCGTTCGGCAAGACGATCTGGGATTTTCAGAACACCCAGTTCACGCTCGCCGATTTGAAGGCGCGGGGCACTGCGGCGCGCATCTTTGTCAATGATTGCATCGCGAAGCACCTCGAAGGAAAGCTGGATGTGCCGACCGCCTGCATGGCGAAATACTGGATTACCGAATTGCAGGGCGAAGTGGTCGACAAGTGCCTGCAACTGCACGGCGGATCGGGCTATATCAACGATTACCCCATTGCCCGCATGTACCGCGACAGCCGCATCAGCCGCATCTATGGCGGGTCGAACGAGATCATGAAAATGGTGATTGCGCGCAGTATGTAA